A genome region from Micromonospora inyonensis includes the following:
- a CDS encoding glycosyltransferase 87 family protein — translation MTSRPAPRSSSTPAVGPAAPRARRTWQAIDGAAGGLPLDLGLYAVSAAFAGITAVTSTLPSHRAWGAVAAIGYLVAALLATGQLLAHRRHPDSPLAGTTARSAVTVLTWTTTALLPLGWQAVQRSAGRTDRAQEEVVVVEHSGARLLHDGTPYLGHDAIAALPPAEQLLGYTPYQPGMALFGLPRAALDAWWTDARIWFALATALVLALAVRALRTGALGAGGGLGGGTLAGGTPRHRARRDAALLRAVQAATVLPICALTLATGGDDLPVLALCLLALAHATTGRPGRAGLAVGLAGALKLFAWPVALVLLFWAVTRRAAGRFAAAAFGLPAAALLPALLVDRDALVENVLRFPLGQGLVTSPAASPFPGHLVATGLPAGRTVAAGLLVAAGLAIAVHLLRRPPRTAATGALVCGYGLLAAIALMPATRFGYLLYPLAFLIWAPALRLAESDRPGLAESDRPGSADSPAEAADRA, via the coding sequence GTGACCAGTCGGCCCGCGCCCCGCAGCAGCTCCACACCCGCCGTCGGGCCAGCCGCCCCACGCGCCCGCCGGACCTGGCAGGCGATCGACGGCGCGGCCGGCGGGCTCCCCCTCGACCTCGGCCTCTACGCCGTCTCGGCCGCCTTCGCCGGAATCACCGCCGTCACCTCCACCCTCCCGTCCCACCGTGCCTGGGGTGCGGTCGCAGCCATCGGCTACCTGGTCGCGGCCCTCCTCGCGACCGGTCAACTCCTCGCCCACCGACGCCACCCCGACAGCCCACTGGCCGGCACCACGGCCCGCTCGGCGGTCACCGTCCTGACCTGGACGACCACCGCACTCCTCCCGCTCGGCTGGCAGGCCGTGCAGCGGTCGGCCGGACGAACCGACCGGGCCCAGGAGGAGGTCGTCGTCGTCGAGCACTCCGGCGCGCGGCTGCTCCACGATGGCACCCCCTACCTCGGCCACGACGCCATCGCCGCCCTGCCACCGGCCGAACAGCTGCTCGGCTACACCCCGTACCAACCCGGCATGGCCCTCTTCGGCCTGCCCCGGGCCGCCCTCGACGCCTGGTGGACCGACGCGCGGATCTGGTTCGCCCTGGCCACCGCGCTCGTCCTCGCTCTCGCCGTCCGCGCCCTCCGCACCGGCGCCCTCGGCGCCGGCGGCGGCCTCGGGGGCGGCACCCTCGCCGGCGGCACCCCCCGGCACCGCGCCCGCCGCGACGCCGCCCTGCTGCGCGCCGTCCAGGCCGCCACCGTCCTGCCGATCTGCGCGCTCACCCTCGCCACCGGCGGCGACGACCTACCCGTCCTCGCGCTCTGCCTGCTCGCCCTCGCCCACGCCACCACCGGCCGACCCGGCCGTGCCGGCCTCGCCGTCGGCCTCGCCGGAGCACTCAAGCTGTTCGCCTGGCCGGTCGCCCTCGTCCTGCTCTTCTGGGCCGTCACCCGCCGCGCCGCCGGACGCTTCGCCGCCGCCGCGTTCGGCCTGCCCGCCGCCGCCCTCCTGCCCGCCCTCCTCGTCGACCGGGACGCCCTGGTCGAGAACGTGCTGCGCTTCCCCCTCGGCCAGGGCCTCGTCACCAGTCCGGCCGCGTCCCCCTTCCCCGGGCACCTCGTCGCCACCGGCCTTCCCGCCGGCCGGACCGTCGCCGCCGGCCTCCTGGTGGCGGCCGGACTGGCCATCGCCGTCCACCTGCTGCGCCGACCGCCCCGCACCGCCGCCACCGGCGCCCTCGTCTGCGGGTACGGGCTGCTCGCCGCGATCGCCCTGATGCCGGCCACCCGCTTCGGGTACCTGCTCTACCCGCTCGCCTTCCTGATCTGGGCACCCGCCCTCCGACTCGCGGAGTCCGATCGCCCCGGTCTGGCGGAATCCGATCGCCCCGGTTCGGCCGACTCTCCTGCGGAAGCGGCCGACAGGGCGTAG
- a CDS encoding putative bifunctional diguanylate cyclase/phosphodiesterase: MAVLRRHVNETDRQLRLLVGLVVVVALGVEVAAVCAAVLTRVPTTAGDVALLAMLTLMIFVSASTKARIRIRSTTHSISWNETAIIIGVAIAPTPWVIFCTGLAVALASRKLPAIKRAFGIGKNVLVAGTAGLVLVALDWSWPPAGLANLVVPVAVAYLAAALVDDLLAIPVIALASRTRVSRQFRSNLDLRLTGFAVRFAVALCTLVILQADTRLLLAVPPLVLSLHLAYSHRIQTRTEQQAWQRLARTTDALNSVDLNRVLTTAVTQAAELFSADEVEVELHDGPRSVRGNSHKITYDGPGGEPTTVDGSVIPIPLEGHDRTLDVGLLRLRFRGPVRLNEREQYTLRTFASALCTAVRNAQAYAELARAAADHAYAATHDALTGLANRRHLLDQGSAQLNGRHADGVTALALIDLNHFKEINDTLGHAAGDRILVQVAARLRDATRDDDLVARLGGDEFAVLLRGLPAPAMAAHRTEALLTALHEPFDLDGMRISVEASGGIATAPGTGGMAELLRRADVAMYQAKRNGQRIASYTPARDTADLGRLALGGDLPRAVADHEFAVNFQPIVDLATGEVVGAEALARWHHPTNGTVDPARFLEAVERSGLLPAFAESVLDQALLALVGWREAGFDIPVAVNVSPRSLLDARFAGAVLTRLRAHDLPPDRLMLELTENLTLSQLDIVDRVLGRLRDEGVRLALDDFGTGYSSLSLLSRIPVHEIKIDRTFVTDMESSAEATAVIRSTLDLGRSLGLTVVAEGVESEPQRRALWELGCLAGQGHLFARPMPANRFLAALHRGAGGRPGTLAPPLHDAGAVIRLAPGRRPNGRNRTDRLPHSPG, encoded by the coding sequence GTGGCTGTTCTCAGGCGACACGTCAATGAGACCGATCGGCAGCTTCGACTGCTTGTCGGTCTCGTCGTCGTGGTGGCCCTGGGTGTCGAGGTGGCGGCGGTCTGCGCCGCCGTGCTCACCCGAGTCCCGACGACCGCCGGTGACGTCGCGCTGCTGGCCATGCTCACCCTAATGATCTTCGTCAGCGCATCGACGAAGGCACGAATTCGTATCCGGTCGACCACGCATTCGATCAGCTGGAACGAAACGGCAATCATCATCGGTGTGGCGATCGCCCCCACGCCGTGGGTGATTTTCTGCACCGGCCTCGCCGTCGCCCTGGCCTCACGCAAGCTGCCGGCCATCAAGCGGGCCTTCGGCATCGGCAAGAACGTGCTCGTCGCCGGCACCGCCGGCCTCGTCCTGGTCGCGCTGGACTGGTCGTGGCCCCCGGCCGGCCTCGCCAACCTCGTCGTACCCGTGGCCGTCGCCTACCTCGCCGCGGCCCTCGTCGACGACCTGCTGGCCATCCCGGTCATCGCGCTCGCCTCCCGCACCCGCGTCTCCCGCCAGTTCCGCAGCAACCTCGACCTACGCCTCACCGGCTTCGCGGTGCGCTTCGCGGTCGCCCTCTGCACGCTGGTCATCCTCCAGGCCGACACCCGGCTGCTGCTGGCCGTCCCGCCGCTCGTGCTCAGCCTGCACCTGGCCTACTCGCACCGCATCCAGACCCGCACCGAGCAGCAGGCCTGGCAGCGACTGGCCCGGACCACCGACGCGCTCAACTCGGTGGACCTCAACCGTGTCCTCACCACCGCCGTCACCCAGGCAGCCGAACTCTTCTCCGCCGACGAGGTCGAGGTCGAACTGCACGACGGCCCGCGCAGCGTCCGCGGCAACAGCCACAAGATCACCTACGACGGCCCCGGCGGAGAGCCCACCACCGTGGACGGCTCGGTCATCCCCATCCCGCTGGAGGGACACGACCGCACCCTCGACGTCGGGCTGCTGCGCCTGCGCTTCCGCGGCCCGGTACGCCTCAACGAACGCGAGCAGTACACCCTGCGGACCTTCGCCTCGGCCCTGTGCACGGCGGTCCGCAACGCCCAGGCGTACGCCGAACTGGCCCGGGCCGCCGCCGACCACGCGTACGCCGCCACCCACGACGCCCTCACCGGCCTGGCCAACCGTCGGCACCTGCTCGACCAGGGCAGCGCACAGCTCAACGGCCGCCACGCCGACGGCGTCACCGCCCTCGCCCTGATCGACCTGAACCACTTCAAGGAGATCAACGACACTCTCGGCCACGCCGCCGGGGACCGGATCCTGGTGCAGGTGGCCGCCCGGCTACGTGACGCGACCCGCGACGACGACCTGGTCGCCCGGCTCGGCGGCGACGAGTTCGCCGTCCTCCTGCGCGGACTACCCGCCCCGGCGATGGCCGCCCACCGCACCGAGGCCCTGCTCACCGCCCTGCACGAACCCTTCGACCTGGACGGCATGCGGATCAGCGTCGAAGCCAGCGGCGGCATCGCCACCGCACCGGGCACCGGCGGCATGGCCGAACTGCTCCGTCGCGCCGACGTCGCCATGTACCAGGCCAAACGCAACGGCCAGCGGATCGCCAGCTACACCCCCGCCCGGGACACGGCCGACCTCGGCCGGCTCGCCCTCGGCGGCGACCTGCCCCGGGCCGTCGCCGACCACGAGTTCGCGGTCAACTTCCAGCCCATCGTCGACCTCGCCACCGGCGAGGTGGTCGGCGCCGAGGCACTCGCCCGCTGGCACCACCCCACCAACGGCACCGTCGACCCGGCCCGCTTCCTGGAGGCCGTGGAACGCTCCGGTCTTCTCCCCGCCTTCGCCGAGAGCGTCCTCGACCAGGCCCTCCTCGCCCTGGTCGGCTGGCGGGAAGCCGGCTTCGACATTCCGGTCGCGGTCAACGTCTCCCCGCGCAGCCTGCTCGACGCCCGTTTCGCCGGCGCGGTGCTCACCCGGCTGCGCGCCCACGACCTCCCCCCCGACCGACTGATGCTGGAGCTGACCGAGAACCTCACCCTCAGCCAGCTCGACATCGTCGACCGGGTCCTCGGCCGGCTCCGCGACGAGGGCGTCCGCCTCGCCCTGGACGACTTCGGCACCGGCTACTCCTCGCTCTCCCTGCTGTCCCGGATCCCGGTGCACGAGATCAAGATCGACCGGACCTTCGTCACCGACATGGAGAGCTCCGCCGAGGCGACCGCCGTCATCCGCTCCACCCTCGACCTCGGGCGCAGCCTCGGCCTCACCGTCGTCGCCGAGGGCGTGGAGAGCGAGCCGCAACGCCGCGCGCTCTGGGAACTCGGCTGCCTCGCCGGCCAGGGCCACCTCTTCGCCCGCCCGATGCCCGCCAACCGCTTCCTCGCCGCCCTGCACCGTGGGGCCGGCGGCCGACCCGGCACCCTCGCCCCGCCCCTGCACGACGCCGGTGCGGTGATCCGCCTCGCCCCCGGCCGCCGACCGAACGGACGGAACCGGACCGACCGTCTGCCACACTCTCCCGGGTGA